Proteins from one Ketobacter alkanivorans genomic window:
- a CDS encoding acyl-CoA dehydrogenase family protein — translation MDFTFSEDQLVFCDSVKQFLQKEVTADSLRTGWDSQTGRDEALWQQMVELGLTAMLVPEQFGGLGMSELDFVLLAQECGRVALAEPLVETALVATPLLACQADRDARCATLLEKIATGERRVAVGHAVNPTVSDAHIADYLILPSGNEIHLLERERVSLIPLQSVDPSRRLFKVEWRPEEETLLVNGARGVSAMAATLNRGALGAAAQLIGLAEAMVDMTVQYTTDRFQFGRAIGSNQALKHHMANCAVKTEFAKPALYRAAYTVSQRPVHADFAVSHAKVAAGEAALLAAKNGIQSHGAMGYTWECNLHIWMKRAWALDKFWGHSGFHKNRLHQWLMNPNAKIGADKTFGEQHKI, via the coding sequence ATGGATTTTACATTCAGTGAAGATCAGTTGGTGTTTTGCGACAGCGTAAAACAGTTTCTGCAGAAAGAAGTGACTGCTGATAGCTTGCGCACCGGTTGGGATTCACAAACCGGCCGAGACGAGGCTTTATGGCAGCAGATGGTAGAGCTGGGTCTTACTGCAATGCTGGTGCCGGAACAGTTCGGTGGTTTGGGTATGAGCGAGCTGGACTTTGTTCTGTTGGCTCAGGAATGCGGTCGGGTTGCGTTGGCAGAGCCTTTAGTTGAAACCGCATTGGTAGCCACGCCGTTGCTGGCTTGTCAGGCAGACAGAGATGCCCGTTGTGCCACCTTGCTTGAAAAAATTGCTACCGGTGAACGTCGTGTAGCCGTTGGACATGCAGTGAATCCAACGGTGAGTGATGCTCATATTGCAGATTATCTGATATTACCCAGCGGTAATGAGATCCACCTGCTTGAGCGCGAGCGCGTCAGTCTTATTCCCCTGCAAAGTGTGGATCCCAGCCGCCGTCTGTTTAAAGTGGAATGGCGCCCGGAAGAGGAAACCCTGCTGGTGAATGGTGCCAGGGGTGTGTCTGCGATGGCAGCAACGTTGAATCGTGGAGCGTTGGGTGCCGCCGCCCAGTTAATCGGGTTGGCTGAGGCGATGGTGGATATGACCGTTCAATACACCACGGATCGTTTTCAGTTTGGCCGTGCTATCGGTTCCAATCAGGCTCTGAAACATCATATGGCCAACTGCGCGGTAAAAACCGAGTTTGCCAAGCCCGCGCTGTATCGTGCCGCCTATACCGTAAGCCAGCGTCCGGTGCATGCAGACTTTGCGGTATCTCACGCCAAGGTTGCTGCCGGTGAAGCGGCTTTGCTGGCAGCAAAGAATGGCATTCAATCCCATGGCGCAATGGGTTACACCTGGGAATGCAACCTCCATATCTGGATGAAGCGAGCTTGGGCGTTGGACAAATTCTGGGGCCACTCCGGTTTTCATAAAAATCGTCTGCATCAATGGTTGATGAACCCCAATGCCAAAATAGGGGCAGATAAAACCTTTGGTGAACAGCACAAAATTTAA
- a CDS encoding CoA-transferase subunit beta, protein MNQTVQEYSLAELMICAAAEAFRHDGEILATGIGLLPRLAASLAMKTINPDMMMTDSESYMLSDPNPVSGRTSHEGQAQESWMGFSRIFDNVWSGKRHAMVGPSQIDRYGQTNISALGGSYQQPKVQMLGARGFPGNSISHANSFFVPAHSKRVFVQDECDVVCSIGYNPERLPKGYSLDDIDIRMVITDLCVMDWNGPNHMLQLLSLHPGVTVEQVLENTGFEIYVPTDVPVTAAPTQQQLQTIAQLDPLNWRSKQLKDNPPGDRR, encoded by the coding sequence ATGAATCAGACAGTACAAGAATACAGCCTGGCGGAATTGATGATCTGCGCGGCTGCCGAAGCCTTTCGTCATGATGGTGAAATACTGGCAACAGGCATTGGCCTGCTGCCACGGCTGGCGGCTAGCCTGGCCATGAAAACAATCAACCCCGATATGATGATGACGGATTCCGAATCCTACATGTTGAGTGATCCCAATCCAGTCAGTGGTCGCACCTCTCATGAAGGGCAAGCGCAAGAAAGTTGGATGGGCTTCTCCCGCATATTTGACAACGTGTGGAGCGGTAAGCGTCATGCCATGGTAGGGCCATCGCAGATAGATCGTTATGGTCAAACCAATATCTCAGCATTGGGTGGCAGCTATCAGCAACCTAAAGTGCAGATGCTAGGTGCCCGTGGTTTTCCGGGCAATTCCATCAGTCATGCCAATTCCTTTTTCGTACCGGCCCACAGCAAGCGGGTTTTTGTGCAGGATGAATGTGATGTGGTGTGCTCCATTGGTTACAACCCGGAGCGTCTACCCAAGGGCTACAGTCTGGATGATATTGATATTCGGATGGTGATCACGGATCTGTGTGTGATGGATTGGAATGGGCCTAATCACATGCTGCAACTGTTAAGCCTGCATCCTGGGGTTACGGTTGAGCAGGTATTGGAAAACACCGGTTTTGAGATTTATGTGCCAACTGATGTGCCGGTGACTGCTGCGCCAACTCAACAGCAGTTGCAAACAATTGCGCAGCTTGACCCTCTCAACTGGCGTTCCAAACAACTTAAGGATAATCCGCCCGGCGATCGACGCTGA
- a CDS encoding NAD(P)H-dependent flavin oxidoreductase has product MGSAEPKKTVLNTKLCQLLGCEYPIIQTAMGWVADPTLVAATCNAGGFGFLAGAVMTPAEVEQGILAIKQKTDRPFGVNFHMYSPGAAQIIDLCIKHRVKAVSYSRSPAKAMVNKLKQAGVVCIPTVGALKHAVKAVEMGADAVVVQGGEGGGHTGAVSSNILLPQVVDALTVPVIAAGGFKDGRGLVAALSYGAEGIAMGTRFLLTQECPVPDVTKQEYLKSVTEQIIVSKKLDGMPQRMIMNDCLQQLETKSTLGMLWMAITNGLAFTKLTGGSLFAMLNSAWKMKKSNGMTLGQTMMAANAPMMIQEAMVKGHPQQGILPSGQIAGVITDLPTVSELINNIVHEAETVLKRLSAGSTTDQSGATHNNTVQTESVSGLATHN; this is encoded by the coding sequence ATGGGTAGCGCAGAACCGAAGAAAACAGTTCTGAATACAAAGTTATGTCAGTTGTTGGGGTGTGAATATCCCATTATTCAAACTGCCATGGGCTGGGTGGCCGATCCCACTTTAGTGGCCGCTACCTGTAATGCAGGTGGCTTTGGTTTTTTGGCAGGCGCGGTTATGACCCCAGCAGAAGTAGAGCAGGGCATATTGGCGATCAAACAAAAAACCGATCGGCCTTTTGGTGTCAACTTCCACATGTATTCACCGGGTGCTGCCCAGATTATTGATCTGTGCATTAAGCACCGGGTGAAAGCGGTGAGCTATAGCCGTTCCCCTGCCAAAGCGATGGTGAATAAACTTAAGCAGGCTGGTGTGGTATGTATCCCCACAGTGGGAGCGTTGAAACACGCTGTTAAGGCAGTGGAAATGGGTGCCGATGCGGTAGTCGTGCAAGGCGGTGAAGGCGGCGGACATACCGGTGCAGTATCCTCCAATATTCTATTGCCACAGGTGGTGGATGCGTTGACGGTGCCGGTTATTGCCGCCGGTGGCTTTAAAGATGGTCGAGGTTTGGTGGCTGCGTTGTCCTACGGTGCCGAAGGGATCGCGATGGGAACTCGCTTTTTACTCACGCAGGAATGCCCTGTGCCGGATGTCACCAAGCAGGAATATTTAAAGTCGGTTACCGAGCAGATCATTGTTAGTAAAAAGCTTGATGGCATGCCTCAGCGCATGATCATGAATGATTGTTTGCAACAGCTGGAAACCAAATCAACCTTAGGCATGTTATGGATGGCCATAACCAACGGTCTGGCCTTCACCAAGCTCACCGGCGGATCGCTGTTTGCCATGCTGAATTCCGCCTGGAAGATGAAAAAATCAAACGGTATGACTCTGGGCCAGACCATGATGGCGGCCAATGCGCCCATGATGATTCAGGAAGCGATGGTAAAAGGCCATCCGCAACAGGGTATTCTGCCCAGTGGCCAGATAGCAGGTGTTATCACCGATCTGCCGACGGTATCAGAGCTGATAAATAATATCGTTCACGAAGCCGAAACAGTATTGAAGCGCTTATCTGCAGGTTCCACTACAGATCAAAGCGGAGCTACTCATAACAATACAGTACAAACCGAATCAGTATCCGGTCTGGCGACCCACAACTGA
- a CDS encoding acyl-CoA dehydrogenase — protein MDLNYTPEQIAFRHEVRDWLQANVPRTALKSFDTAEGFEQHRQWEQTLAQGNWGMVTWPKEYGGRGCNLIEWLIFEEEYYRAQAPLRVNQNGIFLLGPTLMEYGTPEQKERFITKMASGEEMWAQGWSEPGAGSDMAAIRSKAVREGDEYVLNGQKVWSTRAVFADWVFCIFRTDPTSERHHGLSFILVPLDAPGITVRPIPQLNGLPGFAEIFFDDVRVPVANCLGGEGEGWNIAMATAGFERGLMLRSPARFQETAKRLVALYREHANDIVDLSVEDAVVKSFMDAEAYALSTYQTASRLMKGGKIGSEASVNKISWSELDQHMHETAMRILANNAELLPDANTEATVGNWLEGFLFAQSGPIYAGTNEIQRNIIAERLLGMPRK, from the coding sequence ATGGATTTGAATTATACCCCTGAACAAATAGCGTTTCGTCATGAGGTGCGCGACTGGCTGCAAGCCAACGTGCCTCGGACTGCGTTGAAATCGTTCGATACAGCCGAGGGTTTTGAACAGCATCGTCAATGGGAGCAAACCCTGGCGCAGGGCAATTGGGGCATGGTGACCTGGCCCAAAGAATACGGTGGCCGTGGTTGCAATCTGATTGAGTGGCTGATTTTTGAAGAAGAATACTACCGTGCCCAAGCGCCACTGCGGGTCAATCAGAATGGTATCTTTTTGCTGGGGCCAACCTTAATGGAATATGGCACCCCAGAGCAGAAAGAGCGCTTCATTACCAAGATGGCCAGCGGTGAAGAAATGTGGGCTCAGGGTTGGTCAGAGCCGGGCGCCGGCAGTGATATGGCAGCTATACGCTCCAAGGCAGTACGTGAAGGGGATGAATACGTTCTTAATGGGCAAAAAGTATGGTCCACCCGCGCAGTGTTTGCCGATTGGGTATTCTGTATTTTTCGTACGGATCCCACCTCTGAGCGTCATCATGGATTGTCTTTCATATTGGTGCCCCTGGATGCCCCCGGCATTACAGTACGGCCCATTCCCCAGTTAAACGGCTTGCCCGGTTTTGCTGAAATATTCTTTGATGATGTACGGGTGCCGGTGGCGAATTGTTTAGGGGGTGAGGGTGAAGGCTGGAACATCGCCATGGCCACTGCTGGCTTTGAACGTGGTTTGATGCTGCGTAGCCCTGCCCGGTTTCAGGAGACAGCAAAGCGTTTGGTTGCACTCTATCGTGAGCACGCCAACGATATCGTTGATCTAAGTGTTGAAGATGCAGTGGTGAAATCCTTTATGGATGCAGAGGCCTATGCGCTTTCTACTTATCAAACTGCATCGCGTTTGATGAAGGGCGGAAAAATCGGCTCTGAGGCTTCGGTTAACAAAATTTCCTGGTCGGAGCTGGATCAACACATGCACGAAACGGCCATGCGCATCCTGGCTAACAATGCAGAACTGCTGCCTGATGCTAATACCGAAGCCACAGTGGGTAACTGGCTTGAAGGGTTTTTGTTTGCACAGTCTGGCCCTATCTATGCGGGTACCAATGAAATTCAACGCAACATCATCGCCGAGCGTTTGCTTGGCATGCCGCGTAAATAG
- a CDS encoding Zn-ribbon domain-containing OB-fold protein — protein sequence MSEETNAAAGKKNRQPALEGWFTLDQEKPHLIGNQCAGCGSYYFPKAKHFCKNPACNSDQFNDVPLSRTGKVWSFTNAEYQPPEPYVAADPYVPFTIAAVELEKEKMIVLGQVVSGVNPSDLKAGMEMELVLDTLFEDESTEHVTWKWKPL from the coding sequence ATGAGTGAAGAAACTAACGCGGCAGCTGGCAAGAAAAACAGGCAACCGGCTTTGGAAGGCTGGTTTACCCTGGATCAGGAAAAGCCCCACCTGATTGGCAATCAGTGCGCTGGTTGTGGCTCGTACTATTTTCCCAAGGCTAAACATTTCTGTAAAAATCCAGCCTGCAATAGTGATCAATTCAACGATGTGCCTTTAAGTCGCACCGGCAAGGTGTGGTCGTTCACCAATGCGGAATATCAACCCCCAGAGCCCTATGTGGCAGCCGATCCCTACGTTCCTTTTACCATTGCTGCGGTTGAGCTGGAAAAAGAAAAAATGATTGTGCTGGGCCAGGTCGTATCCGGTGTCAATCCTTCCGACCTCAAGGCCGGTATGGAAATGGAACTGGTACTCGACACACTCTTTGAAGACGAGTCGACTGAGCATGTCACCTGGAAGTGGAAACCACTATGA
- a CDS encoding lipid-transfer protein, with amino-acid sequence MSNGSMNNDIAILGVGMHPWGKWGKNFVEYGVKAARDALTDSGVAWQDIGFVSGAATMRCGYPGYVAGATFAQALGWQGAEVNTSYAACASGSQALAAARAKILSGACDVALVVGADTTPKGFLAPQKGERPDDPDWVRFRLGITNPTYFALYARRRMEMYGDTQDDFALVKVKNAEHGFQNEYARYRKRFTAEDVAASNMVADPLRLMDICATSDGGAALVVSSLEYAKKIGRGDAVKVAAISTVTPTYASSIIEMPDIATDSAAVVDAHSFRAALPIKAYEEAGISPADVNVAEVYDLSTALELDWMEDLQLCERGQAAQWVRDGATRIGGRLPVNPSGGLACFGEAVPAQALAQVCELTRQLRGEAGARQVEGARVGITANQGLFGHGSSVIVKR; translated from the coding sequence ATGAGTAATGGCAGCATGAATAATGACATCGCAATATTGGGGGTGGGGATGCACCCCTGGGGAAAATGGGGCAAAAACTTCGTCGAATATGGTGTTAAGGCAGCCCGTGATGCGCTGACGGATTCTGGCGTAGCCTGGCAGGATATCGGTTTTGTTTCCGGTGCGGCCACCATGCGCTGTGGCTATCCTGGGTATGTGGCCGGAGCCACCTTTGCGCAGGCGTTGGGATGGCAGGGAGCAGAGGTGAACACCAGTTACGCCGCGTGTGCTTCCGGTTCTCAGGCCCTGGCTGCGGCACGTGCGAAAATACTGTCCGGTGCCTGTGATGTTGCTTTGGTGGTGGGAGCAGATACTACCCCTAAGGGGTTTCTGGCACCCCAAAAAGGCGAGCGGCCCGATGATCCGGACTGGGTGCGCTTTCGTTTGGGCATCACCAATCCTACCTACTTTGCGCTCTATGCCCGTCGGCGTATGGAAATGTATGGTGATACCCAGGATGATTTCGCCCTGGTCAAAGTGAAGAATGCAGAACACGGATTCCAGAATGAATACGCTCGATATCGCAAGCGCTTCACGGCTGAAGATGTTGCCGCGTCCAACATGGTGGCAGATCCCTTACGTTTGATGGACATTTGTGCCACCTCTGATGGCGGTGCCGCACTGGTGGTTTCCAGTTTGGAATATGCAAAAAAAATTGGCCGAGGTGATGCAGTGAAGGTGGCGGCGATTTCCACCGTTACCCCCACCTACGCATCCTCAATTATTGAAATGCCCGACATTGCCACGGATTCGGCTGCGGTGGTGGATGCGCACAGCTTCCGTGCGGCATTACCCATCAAGGCCTATGAAGAGGCTGGCATCTCTCCTGCTGATGTTAATGTGGCCGAAGTTTATGACTTGTCCACCGCACTGGAACTGGATTGGATGGAAGATCTGCAATTGTGTGAGCGCGGTCAGGCAGCGCAATGGGTGCGTGACGGTGCCACCCGAATCGGAGGCCGCTTGCCAGTGAACCCATCGGGTGGTTTAGCCTGCTTTGGGGAGGCTGTGCCAGCTCAAGCGTTGGCTCAGGTCTGTGAGCTGACCCGGCAACTAAGAGGTGAAGCCGGAGCACGGCAAGTAGAAGGTGCCCGAGTTGGTATTACTGCAAATCAGGGTCTGTTTGGTCATGGCTCTTCCGTAATCGTGAAACGATAG
- a CDS encoding acetyl-CoA C-acetyltransferase, whose protein sequence is MAEAYIVDALRSPTGRRKGGLAHVHGADLGAHVLRQLVERNGIPDNEYDDVLFGCVDTIGPLAGDIARTCWLAAGLSDEVPGTTIDRQCGSSQQSVHFAAQAIMSGTMDVVVAGGVQTMTQIPISSAMMAAEPLGFSDPFTGSKGWVARYGDQPPTQFRSAQMIADKWNLSRRELEEFSYDSHQRALRAIAEGRFDREIVPLEGVTMDETPRDTSLEKMAELDFLFGCDKVTAGVSSQTCDASSAMLIVSEQALKRYNLTPRARIHHISVRAEDPIWMLTAPIPATRYALKKAGMTMNDIDLVEINEAFASVPLAWLKELDYDHAKTNVNGGAIALGHPLGATGTKLMTTLLHELERTGGRYGLQTMCEGGGQANVTIIEKL, encoded by the coding sequence ATGGCTGAAGCCTATATTGTAGATGCGTTGCGCAGCCCTACCGGCCGCCGCAAAGGGGGGCTGGCTCACGTTCACGGAGCAGACCTGGGTGCCCATGTGTTGCGCCAATTGGTTGAGCGCAATGGTATTCCGGATAACGAATACGATGACGTCCTCTTCGGTTGTGTCGACACCATCGGGCCATTGGCCGGTGATATCGCCCGCACTTGCTGGCTTGCCGCCGGGTTAAGTGATGAGGTGCCAGGCACCACTATTGATCGTCAGTGCGGATCATCCCAGCAATCAGTGCATTTTGCTGCCCAGGCGATTATGTCCGGCACCATGGATGTGGTGGTTGCCGGTGGCGTGCAGACCATGACTCAAATTCCAATTTCATCCGCTATGATGGCAGCGGAGCCGTTGGGTTTCAGCGATCCTTTTACTGGTTCCAAGGGCTGGGTTGCCCGCTATGGTGATCAGCCGCCCACACAATTCCGTTCGGCCCAAATGATTGCCGACAAATGGAATCTTTCCCGTCGTGAGTTGGAGGAATTCTCTTACGATTCTCATCAGCGTGCCTTGCGTGCCATTGCAGAAGGTCGTTTCGATCGTGAGATCGTGCCACTGGAAGGCGTCACCATGGATGAAACGCCACGGGATACCTCGCTGGAAAAAATGGCAGAGCTGGATTTTCTGTTCGGTTGTGACAAGGTAACGGCGGGCGTTTCATCGCAAACCTGTGATGCTTCTTCTGCCATGTTGATCGTGTCAGAACAAGCCTTGAAACGCTACAACCTGACACCGAGGGCCCGTATTCATCATATCTCAGTGCGCGCAGAAGATCCGATCTGGATGTTAACGGCCCCTATCCCTGCCACCCGTTATGCGCTGAAAAAAGCCGGCATGACCATGAATGACATCGATCTGGTGGAAATCAATGAGGCCTTTGCCTCGGTACCCTTGGCGTGGTTAAAGGAATTGGATTATGACCATGCCAAAACCAATGTGAATGGAGGGGCCATTGCACTGGGCCATCCACTGGGGGCTACTGGTACCAAGCTAATGACGACATTGCTGCATGAACTGGAACGCACCGGCGGTCGCTATGGTTTACAGACCATGTGCGAAGGCGGTGGCCAGGCCAACGTAACGATCATCGAGAAATTATAA
- a CDS encoding enoyl-CoA hydratase family protein — MAFETVIENGIAELIFCKPPVNAFNSQEWSAISRQLDQLGVDPQVKVIVIRAEGKGFCAGVDIKELAADSSRIVAVNKGNYDTFKSIHLNPKPVIVALHGFVLGGGIGISGAADIIVASECARFGVPEVDRGAMGGGAHLQRMFPVQKVRYMYYTGEFIDAQEAYRLGAVERVVPKAELRDVVLKMAAKIAEKSSPMIQLAKEALTGIEDGNLEDKYRWEQGFTLQAYTDDDSQEARDAFVEKRDATFNQTKA; from the coding sequence ATGGCGTTTGAAACCGTAATTGAAAATGGCATTGCCGAACTGATTTTCTGCAAGCCCCCTGTGAATGCCTTTAACAGTCAGGAGTGGTCGGCTATTTCCAGGCAGTTGGATCAGCTGGGTGTGGATCCTCAGGTAAAAGTGATTGTTATCCGTGCAGAAGGCAAAGGATTCTGCGCCGGGGTGGATATCAAGGAATTGGCAGCAGACAGCTCTCGAATTGTTGCAGTAAACAAAGGCAACTACGATACCTTCAAGTCCATTCACTTGAATCCCAAGCCGGTTATTGTCGCTCTGCATGGTTTTGTGTTGGGTGGTGGTATTGGTATTTCTGGTGCTGCGGACATCATCGTTGCCTCTGAATGTGCACGTTTTGGTGTGCCCGAAGTAGATCGTGGTGCGATGGGCGGTGGTGCTCATTTACAACGTATGTTCCCGGTGCAAAAAGTGCGATACATGTATTACACCGGTGAGTTTATTGATGCTCAGGAAGCGTATCGGCTGGGGGCAGTAGAGCGGGTGGTTCCGAAAGCAGAACTGCGTGACGTGGTATTGAAGATGGCAGCAAAGATTGCCGAAAAAAGCTCCCCCATGATTCAACTGGCCAAAGAAGCGCTCACCGGCATCGAAGATGGAAACCTGGAAGACAAATATCGCTGGGAGCAGGGATTCACCCTGCAAGCCTACACCGATGATGATTCACAAGAAGCCCGCGACGCCTTTGTGGAAAAACGCGATGCCACTTTCAACCAGACCAAAGCCTGA